From Brevibacterium ihuae, the proteins below share one genomic window:
- a CDS encoding MalY/PatB family protein has product MMDPSRAQQVANPLEELGLDELRQRTSMKWRAHPADVLPLWVAEMDVRLAPPIAEALHRTIDAGDTGYPVGTAYAEAFSAFAAENWAWNDLAVERTAIVPDVMMGIVEVLRLLTEPGDAVVVNSPVYAPFYAFVTHDGRRIVEAPLGADGRVDLGVLEDTFRRIRQGGRGAAYLLCNPHNPTGTVHTPGELARIAELARTHGVRVVADEIHAPLVLPGARFTPYLSVPGSEDAFALMSASKAWNLAGLKAALAIAGEEAAADLARMPEEVSHGPSHLGLIAHTVALREGQEWLGALLRGLDANRTLLRRLVAEHLPEAGFRVPEGTYLAWLDCSYLGAGAPAARDGLAVVSDLAGPAQLFLDEARVALSSGHVFGTGGAQHVRLNFATSPAILTEAVERMGRVRPVG; this is encoded by the coding sequence ATGATGGATCCGTCGCGCGCGCAGCAGGTCGCCAACCCGCTCGAGGAGCTCGGGCTCGATGAGCTCCGGCAGCGGACGAGCATGAAGTGGCGCGCCCACCCCGCTGACGTGCTGCCGCTGTGGGTCGCGGAGATGGACGTCCGACTCGCCCCGCCCATCGCCGAGGCCCTCCACCGCACCATCGATGCCGGTGACACCGGGTATCCCGTCGGCACCGCGTACGCCGAGGCCTTCTCCGCGTTCGCAGCGGAGAACTGGGCGTGGAACGACCTGGCCGTGGAGCGGACCGCGATCGTCCCCGACGTCATGATGGGAATCGTCGAGGTGCTCCGGCTGTTGACGGAGCCCGGTGACGCCGTCGTCGTCAACTCCCCCGTCTACGCGCCGTTCTACGCCTTCGTCACCCATGACGGCCGGCGGATCGTCGAGGCGCCCCTCGGTGCGGACGGCCGGGTGGACCTCGGCGTCCTCGAGGACACGTTCCGCCGGATCAGACAGGGCGGGCGCGGGGCCGCCTACCTGCTCTGCAACCCGCACAACCCCACCGGAACGGTGCACACCCCGGGGGAGCTCGCGCGGATCGCGGAGCTCGCCCGCACCCACGGGGTCCGGGTGGTCGCCGATGAAATCCACGCCCCGCTCGTCCTGCCCGGGGCCCGCTTCACCCCCTATCTCAGCGTGCCCGGGTCGGAGGACGCCTTCGCGCTGATGTCGGCGTCGAAGGCCTGGAACCTCGCCGGTCTCAAGGCCGCGCTCGCGATCGCCGGGGAGGAGGCCGCCGCGGATCTCGCCCGCATGCCCGAGGAGGTCAGCCACGGCCCGAGCCACCTCGGCCTCATCGCCCACACCGTCGCGCTCCGGGAGGGACAGGAGTGGCTCGGCGCGCTGCTGCGGGGTCTCGACGCGAACCGGACGCTGCTGCGCCGGCTCGTCGCCGAGCACCTGCCCGAGGCCGGCTTCCGCGTGCCCGAGGGCACCTACCTCGCATGGCTCGACTGCAGCTACCTCGGCGCCGGGGCACCCGCCGCGCGGGACGGACTCGCCGTCGTGTCCGATCTCGCGGGACCGGCGCAGCTGTTCCTCGACGAGGCCCGGGTGGCGCTGAGCTCCGGTCACGTGTTCGGCACGGGCGGTGCCCAACACGTCCGGCTCAACTTCGCCACCTCACCGGCGATCCTCACCGAGGCCGTCGAGCGGATGGGTCGCGTGCGGCCGGTCGGCTGA
- a CDS encoding nuclear transport factor 2 family protein translates to MTDPTHVDPLALESLLALEHRGWDALSSHRGGAFYGALMTPEAVMVLVNGMVLDRETIVAGLDDSPAWDSYTLTEARVVPTGEDSAALVYRASARRAADPAPFEALMASHYRLVDDEVRLTFYQQTTITH, encoded by the coding sequence ATGACCGACCCGACTCACGTTGACCCCCTCGCGCTCGAATCCCTGCTCGCCCTCGAGCACCGCGGGTGGGACGCCCTGTCCAGCCACCGGGGCGGCGCGTTCTACGGCGCTCTCATGACGCCGGAGGCGGTCATGGTCCTCGTCAACGGGATGGTTCTCGACCGGGAGACGATCGTCGCCGGCCTCGACGACTCCCCCGCCTGGGACTCCTACACCCTCACCGAGGCCCGGGTGGTGCCGACCGGCGAGGACTCCGCGGCACTCGTGTACCGGGCGAGCGCGCGGCGCGCTGCGGACCCTGCCCCGTTCGAGGCCCTCATGGCGAGCCACTACCGGCTGGTCGACGACGAGGTGCGACTCACCTTCTACCAGCAGACGACGATCACGCACTGA
- a CDS encoding M1 family metallopeptidase, giving the protein MTSTLDSYTPHSGTPGVRIEHYDLHLDYKILPNRLAGQAMLRGWMLEDARTIELDLIGLAVSRVLVNGRRHRFKQTRTKLVIKAIDRFVVDEKLALTIHYSGTPGPAMGTWGDVGWEELTDGVLVAGQPTGAATWFPCNDHPSSKATFRVTVLVDSEYTVISNGELVGTRRRAGRTAWTWESAEPLATYLATVQIGQYRRGAIESGSHAPSRVAMALACSETLWDRAQQALAVQHAMMAVFERRFGPYPFGHYGIVVTDDVLEIPLESQPLSILGRNHLSRTWNSERLVAHEMAHQWFGNALTPATWSDIWLNEGFACYAEWIWSEDSGQKPAQRHAREQHARLAGQPQDLVLADPGAADMFDDRVYKRGALTLHALRLHLGDEDFFGILRRWTDQHRGANVTTAAFLALAEQVCGRPVEPLIHDWLYAKPLPPLPVQW; this is encoded by the coding sequence ATGACGTCGACGCTCGACAGCTACACCCCGCACTCCGGGACCCCCGGGGTCCGGATCGAGCACTACGATCTCCACCTCGACTACAAGATCCTGCCGAACCGGCTCGCCGGGCAGGCGATGCTGCGCGGCTGGATGCTCGAGGACGCCCGGACCATCGAGCTCGATCTCATCGGCCTCGCAGTGAGCCGGGTCCTCGTCAACGGGCGCCGGCACCGCTTCAAGCAGACGCGGACGAAGCTCGTCATCAAGGCGATCGACAGGTTCGTCGTCGACGAGAAGCTCGCGCTCACCATCCACTACTCCGGCACCCCGGGACCGGCGATGGGGACCTGGGGCGACGTCGGCTGGGAGGAGCTCACCGACGGCGTGCTCGTCGCCGGCCAGCCGACGGGGGCGGCGACGTGGTTCCCGTGCAACGACCACCCGAGCAGCAAGGCGACCTTCCGGGTGACGGTGCTCGTCGACTCCGAGTACACCGTGATCTCCAACGGCGAGCTCGTCGGGACGCGACGGCGCGCGGGTCGGACGGCGTGGACGTGGGAGTCCGCCGAGCCGCTCGCGACGTATCTCGCGACCGTGCAGATCGGCCAGTACCGGCGCGGTGCGATCGAGAGCGGATCCCACGCGCCGTCGCGCGTGGCGATGGCGCTTGCCTGCAGCGAGACGCTGTGGGACCGGGCGCAGCAGGCGCTCGCGGTGCAGCACGCGATGATGGCGGTGTTCGAGCGCCGGTTCGGACCGTACCCGTTCGGCCACTACGGGATCGTCGTCACCGACGACGTCCTCGAGATCCCGCTCGAGTCGCAGCCGCTGTCGATCCTCGGTCGCAACCACCTGAGCCGGACGTGGAACTCCGAGCGGCTCGTCGCGCACGAGATGGCGCACCAGTGGTTCGGGAACGCGCTGACCCCGGCGACGTGGTCCGACATCTGGCTCAACGAGGGCTTCGCCTGCTACGCGGAGTGGATCTGGTCGGAGGACTCGGGCCAGAAGCCCGCACAGCGGCACGCCCGCGAGCAGCACGCGCGCCTGGCCGGGCAGCCCCAGGACCTCGTGCTCGCCGATCCGGGCGCCGCCGACATGTTCGACGACCGGGTGTACAAGCGCGGTGCGCTCACCCTCCACGCGCTGCGCCTCCACCTCGGCGACGAGGACTTCTTCGGGATCCTGCGGCGCTGGACCGATCAGCATCGGGGAGCGAATGTCACCACCGCGGCGTTCCTCGCGCTTGCGGAACAGGTGTGCGGCCGCCCGGTCGAGCCGCTCATCCACGACTGGCTCTACGCGAAGCCGCTCCCGCCGCTGCCCGTGCAGTGGTGA
- a CDS encoding Pls/PosA family non-ribosomal peptide synthetase, with amino-acid sequence MTPHPPQFPGAHRTPPPRTLIDIILEVAAAHPEAPAIDDGQRSLSYAELLTAMRDLGLELHAAGVGPGDAVGVRVSSGTLDLYVSILAVLMIGAAYVPVDVDDPEERARTVFAEAGVAAVITDPAAPSEEIRPTITRTIDRPLSATPDLRAPEPGDDCWVIFTSGSTGTPKGVAVSHRSAAAFVDAESRIFCRDEPLGPGDRVLAGLSVAFDASCEEMWLAWGHGACLVPAPRALVKSGMDLGPWLSSRRITVVSTVPTLAALWPAETLDNVRLLIFGGEACPPELAARLSDGTREVWNTYGPTEATVVACAAPLGSTGPVRIGLPLDGWDLAVVDAAGVPVAAGGTGELIIGGVGLARYLDAAKDAEKYAPMPTLGWERAYRSGDLVVNDPAGLVFVGRADEQVKLGGRRIELGEVDSALQALPAIAGGAAAVKTTPGGTQLLIGYLAPSRRPAPEEEAAFLAARAEQLRQVLPAALVPRLAIVDDLPTKTSGKVDRNALPWPLDSLAEVDAAGPLPAHAEWIGQQWAAVLGGTPGMDTDFFDAGGGSLAAAQLVSRLRAEHSRITVGDIYAHPRFGALVELCTGADAPAEVHRRPRRVRRTARSMQLLQTVLGIPLHILSAMRWVVLTLVLCNLTAAVGAPLVTTPWWFVAVLYLVFVTAWGRMLISAGAARLLLRGVGPGVYPRSGGVHLRLWLAEHIAGLAAAVSVASAPWVTWYARLLGNRIGPDVDLHSIPPVTGLLTLEEGAAIEPEVDLKGWWVDGDLLRIGAVHVGAYATVGARSTLMPGSRVGSGAHVEPGSAVTGKVRKNQVFSGSPAVRIGRSKSTWPDPPTRRRHTPFLLYAVGSIFHAAIPYVAAVPGIALVLAVSGPEVLARPLVLLAWSPLLAASWFLCTALLVVAAVRGLALGLREGTYPVRSAMGFRVWATERIMDMARDLLFPLYASLLTPVWLRILGARVGRGVEASTVLLVPSMTQIASGAFLADDTMVASYELGRGWMRIGRAKVGKRAFLGNSGMAAAGRRVRKNSLVAVLSAAPQKAKKGSSWIGSPPVELRRSEVAADESLTYDPPLRLKALRGTWETLRILAVLTAGILVTAVVLTLAGLLAAAAEATGGVWPAVIMTAVSGVVMMLAGAAAAGIAVVTKWLFVGRVTPGEHPLWSSFIWRNEVADCFVELVAAPWFARSAVGTPALVWYLRALGARIGHGVWCETYWLPEADLVELADNSTVNRGCVVQTHLFHDRVMALDTVTLDTGATLGPNSVILPAASLGRAATVGPASLVMRGEFVPADAYFAGNPVVPWVDAPDLPESAFAEPAPTNAEEEVR; translated from the coding sequence GTGACACCCCATCCTCCGCAGTTCCCCGGCGCCCACCGGACCCCGCCGCCGCGCACCCTCATCGACATCATCCTCGAGGTCGCCGCCGCCCATCCCGAGGCGCCCGCGATCGACGACGGACAGCGGAGCCTGAGCTACGCCGAGCTGCTCACCGCGATGCGGGATCTCGGACTCGAGCTCCATGCCGCCGGGGTCGGCCCCGGCGATGCGGTCGGGGTACGGGTGTCGAGCGGCACCCTCGACCTCTACGTCTCGATCCTCGCCGTGCTCATGATCGGCGCGGCCTACGTCCCCGTCGACGTCGACGATCCCGAGGAGCGGGCCCGCACGGTCTTCGCCGAGGCCGGGGTCGCCGCCGTCATCACCGACCCCGCCGCACCGAGCGAGGAGATCCGCCCGACGATCACCCGCACCATCGATCGGCCGCTCTCCGCCACCCCGGATCTGCGGGCCCCGGAGCCGGGCGACGACTGCTGGGTGATCTTCACCTCCGGTTCGACCGGCACCCCGAAGGGCGTGGCGGTGAGCCACCGGTCAGCCGCCGCGTTCGTCGACGCCGAATCCCGGATCTTCTGCCGCGACGAGCCGCTCGGGCCCGGTGATCGGGTCCTCGCCGGGCTGTCGGTGGCCTTCGATGCGAGCTGCGAGGAGATGTGGCTCGCCTGGGGGCACGGCGCCTGCCTCGTGCCCGCCCCGCGCGCCCTCGTCAAGTCCGGCATGGACCTCGGGCCGTGGCTGTCGAGCCGCCGCATCACCGTCGTGTCGACCGTGCCCACGCTCGCCGCGCTGTGGCCGGCGGAGACGCTCGACAACGTCCGACTGCTGATCTTCGGCGGCGAGGCCTGCCCGCCGGAGCTCGCCGCCCGGCTGTCCGACGGCACCCGCGAGGTGTGGAACACCTACGGTCCCACCGAGGCGACCGTCGTCGCGTGCGCCGCTCCGCTCGGGTCGACCGGGCCGGTGCGGATCGGCCTGCCGCTCGACGGCTGGGACCTCGCCGTCGTCGACGCGGCGGGCGTCCCGGTGGCCGCCGGCGGGACCGGCGAGCTCATCATCGGCGGGGTGGGGCTCGCCCGCTACCTCGATGCGGCGAAGGACGCCGAGAAGTACGCCCCGATGCCCACCCTCGGCTGGGAGCGCGCCTACCGGTCGGGGGACCTCGTCGTCAACGATCCCGCCGGCCTCGTGTTCGTCGGCCGCGCCGACGAGCAGGTTAAGCTCGGCGGGCGGCGGATCGAGCTCGGCGAGGTCGACTCCGCGCTCCAGGCGCTGCCCGCCATCGCCGGCGGTGCGGCCGCGGTGAAGACGACGCCCGGCGGCACCCAGCTGCTCATCGGCTACCTCGCACCCTCCCGGCGCCCGGCGCCGGAGGAGGAGGCCGCCTTCCTCGCCGCCCGCGCCGAGCAGCTCCGCCAGGTGCTCCCCGCCGCCCTCGTCCCCCGCCTCGCGATCGTCGACGACCTGCCGACGAAGACCTCGGGCAAGGTCGACCGGAACGCGCTGCCGTGGCCGCTCGACTCCCTCGCCGAGGTCGACGCCGCGGGCCCGCTGCCCGCGCACGCGGAATGGATCGGACAGCAGTGGGCGGCGGTGCTCGGCGGCACGCCGGGCATGGACACCGACTTCTTCGACGCCGGCGGCGGATCGCTCGCCGCCGCCCAGCTCGTGTCGCGGCTGCGCGCCGAGCACTCCCGGATCACCGTGGGCGACATCTACGCCCACCCGCGGTTCGGCGCCCTCGTCGAGCTGTGCACCGGGGCCGACGCTCCCGCGGAGGTGCACCGGCGTCCGCGCCGGGTGCGGCGGACGGCGCGCTCGATGCAGCTCCTCCAGACGGTCCTCGGGATCCCCCTCCACATCCTCTCCGCCATGCGGTGGGTCGTCCTCACCCTCGTCCTGTGCAACCTCACCGCCGCGGTCGGGGCACCGCTCGTCACCACCCCGTGGTGGTTCGTCGCGGTGCTCTACCTCGTGTTCGTCACCGCGTGGGGCCGGATGCTCATCTCCGCCGGCGCGGCCCGGCTGCTCCTGCGCGGAGTGGGTCCGGGCGTGTATCCGCGCTCCGGCGGCGTGCACCTGCGGCTGTGGCTCGCCGAGCACATCGCCGGCCTCGCCGCCGCGGTGTCCGTCGCCTCGGCGCCCTGGGTGACGTGGTACGCGCGGCTGCTCGGCAACCGGATCGGACCCGACGTCGACCTCCACTCGATCCCGCCGGTGACCGGCCTGCTCACCCTCGAGGAGGGTGCGGCGATCGAGCCCGAGGTCGACCTCAAGGGGTGGTGGGTCGACGGCGACCTGCTGCGCATCGGCGCCGTCCACGTGGGTGCCTACGCCACCGTCGGCGCCCGCTCGACGCTCATGCCCGGGTCCCGGGTGGGATCCGGCGCCCACGTCGAACCCGGTTCGGCGGTGACCGGGAAGGTGCGGAAGAACCAGGTGTTCTCCGGATCCCCGGCGGTGCGGATCGGACGGTCGAAGAGTACGTGGCCGGACCCGCCCACCCGCCGGCGCCACACGCCCTTCCTCCTCTACGCGGTCGGGTCGATCTTCCACGCCGCGATCCCCTACGTCGCAGCCGTGCCCGGGATCGCCCTCGTGCTCGCCGTGTCCGGGCCCGAGGTGCTGGCCCGCCCGCTCGTCCTCCTCGCCTGGTCGCCGCTGCTCGCCGCCTCGTGGTTCCTCTGCACCGCGCTCCTCGTCGTCGCCGCGGTGCGCGGGCTCGCACTCGGACTGCGCGAGGGGACCTATCCGGTGCGTTCGGCGATGGGCTTCCGGGTGTGGGCAACGGAGCGGATCATGGACATGGCCCGCGACCTGCTGTTCCCGCTCTACGCGAGCCTGCTCACCCCGGTCTGGCTGCGGATCCTCGGCGCCCGGGTGGGCCGCGGGGTCGAGGCGTCGACCGTGCTCCTCGTGCCGTCGATGACGCAGATCGCCTCCGGGGCATTCCTCGCCGACGACACCATGGTCGCCTCGTACGAGCTCGGCCGCGGCTGGATGCGGATCGGCCGCGCGAAGGTCGGCAAGCGGGCGTTCCTCGGCAACTCGGGCATGGCCGCGGCCGGGCGCCGGGTGCGGAAGAACTCGCTCGTCGCCGTGCTGTCGGCCGCCCCGCAGAAGGCGAAGAAGGGCAGCTCGTGGATCGGCTCTCCCCCGGTCGAGCTCCGCCGCTCCGAGGTCGCCGCCGACGAGTCGCTGACCTACGATCCGCCGCTCCGGCTCAAGGCGCTGCGCGGCACGTGGGAGACGCTGCGGATCCTCGCGGTGCTCACCGCCGGGATCCTCGTCACCGCCGTGGTCCTCACTCTCGCCGGATTGCTCGCCGCCGCTGCCGAGGCGACGGGCGGGGTGTGGCCCGCGGTCATCATGACCGCCGTGTCCGGTGTGGTGATGATGCTCGCCGGGGCGGCCGCCGCCGGCATCGCCGTCGTGACGAAATGGCTGTTCGTCGGTCGCGTGACCCCCGGCGAGCACCCCCTGTGGTCCTCGTTCATCTGGCGCAATGAGGTCGCCGACTGCTTCGTCGAGCTCGTCGCCGCCCCGTGGTTCGCGCGCTCGGCCGTCGGCACGCCGGCGCTCGTGTGGTACCTGCGGGCGCTCGGGGCGCGGATCGGACACGGCGTGTGGTGCGAGACCTACTGGCTGCCGGAGGCCGACCTCGTCGAGCTCGCCGACAACTCGACGGTCAACCGCGGCTGCGTCGTCCAGACCCACCTGTTCCACGACCGCGTCATGGCGCTCGACACGGTGACCCTCGACACCGGCGCGACCCTGGGCCCCAACAGCGTGATCCTGCCGGCGGCCTCTCTGGGCCGCGCCGCGACCGTCGGCCCCGCCTCGCTCGTCATGCGCGGCGAGTTCGTCCCCGCGGACGCCTATTTCGCCGGCAACCCGGTGGTCCCCTGGGTCGACGCCCCCGACCTGCCGGAATCCGCTTTCGCCGAGCCCGCGCCCACGAACGCCGAGGAGGAGGTCCGATGA
- a CDS encoding 4'-phosphopantetheinyl transferase family protein: MEWTIERAVGEGDPGADVIIALVSRTHAVAPQAVQVERSGRGRRARAGSTPVEVSLSRTPGWIAAACSAPGESGAVGIDAETWVPFRDSGTRASDFAAVVLSAEEREWFRAAASATESDRLHWLLRTWVRKEAVLKALGTGFDTARGGLDPAAIVLGPPWEDPRCTSHPQVELADRTAGPSTAPVLVSLAHGPDLFAALPSGDRDA, from the coding sequence GTGGAGTGGACGATCGAGCGCGCAGTCGGAGAAGGCGACCCCGGCGCCGATGTGATCATCGCTCTCGTGTCCCGGACCCATGCCGTGGCACCGCAGGCGGTCCAAGTCGAGCGGAGCGGGCGGGGGCGCCGAGCCCGGGCCGGTTCCACCCCCGTCGAGGTCTCCCTGTCCCGCACTCCCGGCTGGATCGCCGCGGCGTGCAGCGCGCCGGGGGAGTCCGGCGCCGTCGGCATCGACGCCGAGACCTGGGTGCCGTTCCGCGACTCCGGAACCCGGGCGAGCGACTTCGCCGCCGTCGTCCTCTCCGCCGAGGAGCGGGAATGGTTCCGCGCTGCGGCGTCGGCGACGGAGAGCGATCGGCTGCACTGGCTGCTGCGCACCTGGGTGCGCAAGGAGGCCGTGCTCAAGGCGCTCGGCACCGGTTTCGACACCGCCCGCGGCGGGCTCGATCCCGCCGCGATCGTCCTCGGGCCGCCGTGGGAGGACCCGCGCTGCACGAGCCACCCGCAGGTCGAGCTCGCCGATCGCACCGCCGGGCCGAGCACCGCACCCGTCCTCGTGAGCCTCGCGCACGGTCCGGACCTGTTCGCGGCCCTTCCCTCCGGGGACCGGGACGCCTAG
- a CDS encoding cysteine desulfurase-like protein, with translation MTYDVAALRHHFPSLDSGIAHFDGPGGTQTPAEVGRAVADTLTGPLSNKGSGIASERHALDSMAAFRQAIADLVGAEPQGVVHGRSATSLAYDFAAHLSRDWGPADEVVLTRLDHDSNIRPWLQAARRSGSTVRWIDLDPDTGELDLESARLAIGERTVLVAVTGASNLLGTIPPVRDVADLAHAHSALVWVDAVHLAAHVLVDRAALGADVVVCSPYKFLGPHCAALAADPALLAAIVPDRLAPQTDAVPDRFERGTLPYELLAGVSAAVDFLAGIAPGKETGRRERLARSYAAIAAHEHALLDRLESGLQGFGDRVVSWSKARERTPTVCVTLPGRDVRDVYRRLAADHRVLAPAGDFYAWEAVGRLGLPDRVGLRMGIAPYTDERDVDRLLTGLADVLRS, from the coding sequence ATGACCTACGACGTCGCGGCACTGCGTCATCACTTCCCCTCGCTCGACAGCGGGATCGCGCACTTCGACGGTCCCGGCGGCACCCAGACCCCGGCCGAGGTCGGTCGGGCCGTCGCCGACACCCTCACCGGACCGCTGTCGAACAAGGGCTCCGGCATCGCGTCCGAGCGCCATGCCCTCGACTCGATGGCCGCATTCCGGCAGGCGATCGCCGACCTCGTCGGTGCCGAGCCGCAGGGGGTCGTCCACGGGCGCTCCGCGACCTCGCTCGCGTATGACTTCGCCGCCCACCTGTCGCGGGACTGGGGCCCGGCCGACGAGGTCGTGCTCACCCGACTCGACCACGACTCGAACATCCGGCCGTGGCTCCAGGCTGCGCGCCGCTCCGGCTCGACGGTGCGCTGGATCGATCTCGACCCCGACACCGGGGAGCTCGATCTCGAATCCGCCCGGCTGGCGATCGGCGAGCGCACCGTGCTCGTCGCGGTCACCGGCGCCTCGAACCTGCTCGGCACCATTCCGCCGGTCCGCGACGTCGCCGATCTCGCCCATGCCCACAGTGCCCTCGTCTGGGTCGATGCGGTGCACCTCGCCGCCCATGTCCTCGTCGACCGCGCGGCGCTCGGAGCCGACGTCGTCGTGTGCTCGCCGTACAAGTTCCTCGGTCCCCACTGCGCCGCTCTCGCCGCCGACCCCGCGCTGCTGGCCGCGATCGTCCCCGACCGCCTCGCCCCGCAGACCGATGCCGTGCCGGACCGGTTCGAGCGCGGCACCCTGCCCTACGAGCTGCTCGCCGGGGTGAGCGCCGCCGTCGACTTCCTCGCCGGGATCGCGCCGGGCAAGGAGACCGGGCGCCGCGAGCGCCTCGCGCGCTCCTACGCTGCGATCGCCGCGCACGAGCACGCGCTGCTCGACCGGCTCGAATCCGGTCTGCAGGGCTTCGGCGACCGGGTGGTGTCCTGGTCGAAGGCGCGGGAGAGGACGCCGACGGTGTGCGTGACCCTGCCCGGCCGCGATGTCCGCGACGTCTATCGCCGGCTCGCCGCGGACCACCGGGTGCTCGCCCCGGCGGGCGACTTCTACGCCTGGGAGGCGGTCGGGAGGCTCGGCCTGCCGGACCGGGTGGGGCTGCGCATGGGCATCGCGCCCTACACCGATGAGCGTGACGTCGATCGGCTGCTCACCGGGCTCGCGGACGTCCTCCGGAGCTGA